A genomic segment from Nicotiana tabacum cultivar K326 chromosome 7, ASM71507v2, whole genome shotgun sequence encodes:
- the LOC107806244 gene encoding uncharacterized protein LOC107806244 gives MAQKPNDLMKMTPSLHPENRQSFRHPPPRPPPPPPPPPPPPPPPSSTANPSTNPKNLAPIHSTNSTSSSSSAFDQLPKRVTRDLANLSDCHGCRLRINHTDPSDRLQTLDSVWRIVLLCKKCIRSVNSGQTCPYCFNNTAVSDCFKCSSCKRRVHKDCVIRYGNSAPWSYSSREQEEEEEEEEEEEEEEEEGVKSGFSVCIDCWVPTFFRKSIGVCKKHVLKTQNYTSSYVKSFEEITNFEAKRTVVLALEAQYKTWRKAVVAKNAVNMAKNASELVASKKNKDKVLLKSSSIRSDDTNETEVVNDAELAFQLHRAMNSSPRTSRTLCPANSSYVDTPEMLESSNVSRKLLELGQTLSNDPGERLKVYTRTRLKGKVGQTSSETQPCVIVYSRTRLKGKVGRTISETLPCVMVYSRTRLREKVGQTTSDGPPCVMVYSRTRLKEKVGQTSSEAPPCVTMKEHGSCVDSDCSKAELLTYKRSRLKRKMSEEMVGLSDLIKAGHNLGDDCRDFCGLQVSQREGSQHNLHLVDSITLCPLSSDGDNTVGEICAKNTMQAESCNAQEDRCLLKYSKRNKCSEPVSDVHEDTFPCPTPDPGIPSNWFVESRTSSNV, from the coding sequence ATGGCGCAAAAACCTAACGATCTCATGAAGATGACACCTTCGCTCCATCCAGAAAACAGACAATCTTTTCGCCATCCTCCGCCGCGTCCACCGCCACCGCCACCGCCACCGCCACCTCCACCTCCACCACCATCTTCCACTGCTAATCCTTCAACAAACCCTAAAAATTTAGCTCCAATTCACTCCACAAATTccacttcttcatcatcatcggCGTTTGATCAATTGCCCAAAAGGGTCACGAGGGACTTGGCCAATTTGTCAGATTGTCACGGCTGCCGTCTCCGAATCAACCACACTGATCCCAGCGACCGCCTTCAAACCCTAGACAGCGTTTGGCGGATAGTCCTTCTTTGCAAGAAGTGCATCAGGAGTGTTAATTCCGGCCAAACATGCCCTTACTGTTTCAACAACACGGCTGTTTCTGATTGTTTCAAATGCAGCAGCTGCAAAAGGCGTGTCCACAAGGACTGTGTTATCAGGTATGGGAATTCTGCACCTTGGTCTTATTCTTCTagggaacaagaagaagaagaagaagaagaagaagaagaagaagaagaagaagaagaaggggtaAAGTCGGGATTTTCGGTCTGTATAGATTGTTGGGTTCCAACATTCTTTAGGAAATCAATTGGAGTTTGTAAAAAGCATGTGTTAAAGACACAAAATTATACTAGTAGTTATGTTAAATCATTTGAAGAAATTACTAACTTTGAAGCCAAAAGGACAGTTGTACTGGCGCTGGAAGCGCAGTATAAGACTTGGCGAAAGGCTGTCGTGGCAAAAAATGCCGTGAACATGGCTAAGAATGCATCGGAATTAGTTGCTTCCAAGAAGAATAAGGATAAAGTGTTGCTGAAAAGCAGTAGTATAAGGAGTGATGATACTAATGAAACTGAGGTTGTAAATGACGCAGAGTTGGCATTTCAATTGCATCGCGCCATGAACAGCTCGCCACGAACTTCAAGAACCTTATGCCCTGCGAATTCCAGCTATGTGGATACTCCAGAAATGCTGGAATCAAGTAATGTGTCCCGTAAATTGTTAGAGTTAGGCCAAACTCTCTCTAATGATCCAGGTGAGAGGCTTAAGGTGTACACTCGCACTAGGTTAAAGGGAAAAGTTGGCCAGACTAGTTCAGAGACCCAGCCTTGTGTTATAGTGTACTCTCGCACTAGATTAAAGGGGAAAGTTGGCCGGACTATTTCAGAGACCCTGCCTTGTGTTATGGTGTACTCTCGCACTAGGTTGAGGGAAAAAGTCGGCCAGACTACTTCAGATGGCCCTCCTTGTGTTATGGTGTACTCTCGCACTAGGTTGAAGGAAAAAGTCGGCCAGACTAGTTCAGAGGCCCCACCTTGTGTTACAATGAAGGAGCATGGTTCTTGTGTTGATTCTGATTGTTCAAAAGCTGAGTTACTTACTTACAAGCGGAGCAGACTAAAGAGGAAGATGTCCGAAGAAATGGTTGGTTTATCTGACCTTATTAAAGCAGGGCACAATCTTGGTGATGACTGTAGAGATTTTTGTGGTCTTCAAGTTTCTCAACGAGAAGGTTCACAGCATAACCTGCATTTGGTGGATTCTATCACCTTGTGCCCCTTGAGTTCTGATGGAGATAATACTGTTGGTGAGATTTGTGCAAAAAATACAATGCAGGCCGAAAGCTGCAATGCGCAGGAGGACCGCTGTTTGTTAAAGTACAGCAAAAGGAATAAATGCTCTGAGCCTGTGTCAGATGTGCATGAAGATACGTTTCCTTGTCCAACCCCTGATCCCGGCATACCTTCAAATTGGTTCGTGGAATCCAGGACATCATCAAATGTCTGA